The following are from one region of the Terriglobia bacterium genome:
- a CDS encoding APC family permease: MSKARLKRAMGLPDLVMFYLVTALSLRWIATAAAAGPSSIVIWIAGCVAYFVPLTLCVLELSSRYPEEGGMYLWSKQAFGEFAGFMTGWMYWTANLPYYPALLYFAAGNALFMGGERWQRLSTNSLYFIVVALAGLALGFFLNLVGLNIGKWLHNLGAIGSWLPALMLILMGFAAWLRFGSATHFTSGTVLPSFDFKNVFFWSTVAFAFGGVEGASTMGDEIQNARRNIPRALLIAGVIITVIYIAATASVLVALPPEEVSGLQGFMQAMNKISARVGLAPVAPFAAFLVTVSSIGGVSAWFAASSRLPFVAGVDKFLPAAFGRVHPKWGTPYVAMAVQAVLAAVFIFLGQAGTSVKGAYDFLVGMGVISYFLPFIYMFTAVIRLQNEPAGEGVMRIPGGKPVAILMAVLGLATTAISSILACIPPDDEPNKIFAVVKLVASSACLVGVGALIYWIGTRRAMNSKGKNRTVHT; encoded by the coding sequence ATGTCCAAGGCGCGGCTGAAACGGGCAATGGGGCTCCCGGACCTGGTGATGTTTTACCTGGTCACCGCCCTGAGTCTGCGATGGATCGCCACTGCCGCCGCGGCAGGCCCGAGTTCGATCGTCATCTGGATTGCCGGTTGTGTTGCATATTTCGTCCCGCTTACGCTTTGCGTGCTGGAACTCTCGTCTCGTTATCCGGAAGAAGGCGGAATGTATCTCTGGAGCAAGCAGGCTTTCGGCGAGTTTGCGGGGTTCATGACCGGCTGGATGTACTGGACCGCAAACCTTCCGTATTATCCGGCCTTGCTTTATTTTGCCGCGGGGAATGCTTTGTTCATGGGCGGCGAACGATGGCAGCGCCTTTCGACCAACAGCCTCTATTTCATTGTGGTGGCGCTTGCCGGCCTGGCCCTGGGCTTCTTTTTGAATCTGGTCGGCTTGAATATCGGAAAGTGGCTTCATAATCTCGGGGCGATCGGTTCCTGGCTTCCTGCTCTGATGCTCATCCTGATGGGTTTCGCCGCCTGGCTTCGTTTCGGTTCGGCCACGCATTTCACCTCCGGGACAGTTCTCCCGTCTTTTGATTTCAAGAACGTTTTCTTCTGGTCCACGGTTGCCTTCGCCTTTGGCGGTGTGGAAGGCGCATCCACCATGGGCGATGAGATTCAAAATGCGCGGCGGAACATTCCTCGCGCACTGCTGATTGCAGGCGTCATCATCACCGTCATTTATATAGCGGCGACGGCCAGCGTGCTGGTTGCCCTGCCGCCTGAAGAAGTCAGCGGCCTGCAGGGATTCATGCAGGCCATGAACAAAATCTCTGCACGGGTCGGTTTAGCGCCGGTCGCGCCGTTTGCGGCATTCCTGGTGACAGTCAGCAGTATCGGTGGAGTCAGTGCATGGTTTGCGGCGTCATCGAGGCTTCCATTTGTCGCAGGCGTGGACAAGTTCCTGCCGGCGGCGTTCGGGCGGGTTCATCCGAAATGGGGGACGCCTTATGTGGCGATGGCCGTTCAAGCCGTGCTTGCCGCAGTCTTCATTTTTCTCGGGCAGGCGGGAACATCGGTAAAGGGCGCGTATGACTTCCTGGTCGGGATGGGTGTGATTTCGTATTTCCTGCCGTTCATCTATATGTTCACTGCGGTGATTCGACTGCAAAATGAGCCCGCCGGTGAAGGCGTCATGAGAATTCCGGGCGGCAAACCCGTCGCCATTCTCATGGCTGTGTTGGGCCTGGCGACGACGGCGATCTCGAGCATTCTCGCCTGCATTCCGCCGGACGACGAACCGAACAAGATCTTCGCCGTCGTGAAACTCGTCGCTTCGAGCGCATGCCTCGTCGGGGTCGGTGCCCTCATTTATTGGATCGGGACCAGGCGCGCCATGAATTCGAAAGGCAAAAACCGGACTGTTCATACATAA
- a CDS encoding ATP-binding protein — protein sequence MPGSEDKLPVESLDAESYRLLVSEVRDYAIFMLDPNGFILSWNEGAKRLKGWTDGEIIGRHFSAFYSEEDKRSRKPERELEIALKEGRVEDEGWRLRKDGTRFWANVVITAVYDNEGAHRGFAKVTRDLTERKRTEESARAELKRLVDERTVELAQANARLEKANLDLHEADRTKDEFLAIISHELRTPLTAIYGWVSLLQRGGANEAKLGKALAVIERNVKAQTQLVDDLLSVSRIVTGKLKIIPAWTDPVALIETAVDSVRPAASAKSIELVVEPANAEPIFADTERMQQVIYNLLTNAIKFTSKDGQIRVEFGRIGSQFQISVSDSGEGIAPDMLPVIFNRFTQEDASSTRRHAGMGLGLSIVRHIIELHGGTAIAHSEGKGRGATFIVRLPIPAVRVLDAERREKDSATLNHVKVLAVEDDPDTADMLCTALEEYGAAVIAANSAAEALEILKTYRPDIILSDLGMPEMDGFEFMKKVRSELGQDLAKTPAIALSAFAGKDHRQRAIRSGYQEHLAKPVAISDLIFLISRFAHRAA from the coding sequence ATGCCAGGAAGCGAAGACAAACTGCCTGTCGAGTCTCTCGATGCCGAAAGTTACCGCCTTCTCGTCAGCGAAGTCCGCGATTACGCCATTTTCATGCTCGATCCGAACGGATTCATTCTCAGCTGGAATGAGGGCGCGAAGCGCCTGAAGGGCTGGACGGACGGGGAAATCATTGGCAGACACTTCTCCGCCTTCTATAGCGAGGAGGATAAACGCTCACGTAAGCCCGAACGCGAGTTGGAGATCGCGCTGAAGGAAGGCCGCGTGGAGGATGAAGGGTGGCGGCTCCGCAAGGACGGCACCCGCTTCTGGGCCAACGTCGTCATCACCGCGGTTTACGATAACGAAGGCGCTCACCGCGGCTTCGCCAAAGTTACGCGCGACCTGACCGAACGAAAGCGTACGGAGGAGTCGGCCCGCGCCGAACTGAAGCGGTTGGTCGATGAGCGAACCGTGGAGCTGGCTCAGGCGAATGCGCGTCTTGAAAAGGCAAACCTCGATTTGCACGAGGCGGACCGCACGAAAGACGAGTTTCTCGCCATCATCTCGCATGAGTTGCGCACGCCGCTGACTGCCATTTACGGCTGGGTGAGCCTGCTCCAGCGCGGCGGCGCGAACGAGGCCAAGCTGGGAAAGGCGTTGGCCGTCATCGAACGAAACGTGAAAGCGCAGACGCAGCTCGTCGATGATCTGCTCAGTGTCTCGCGAATTGTGACGGGCAAACTGAAGATCATACCCGCCTGGACCGATCCTGTTGCCTTGATTGAAACCGCCGTGGATTCGGTGCGTCCGGCAGCATCGGCAAAATCGATCGAACTGGTCGTCGAGCCCGCCAATGCCGAGCCGATTTTCGCGGATACCGAGCGCATGCAGCAGGTGATTTATAACCTGCTGACCAATGCGATCAAGTTCACGTCCAAGGATGGCCAGATCCGGGTCGAGTTCGGCCGCATCGGCAGCCAGTTCCAGATCAGCGTCAGCGATAGCGGTGAAGGTATTGCCCCGGACATGCTGCCTGTCATTTTTAACCGCTTTACCCAGGAGGACGCCTCATCGACCCGACGGCATGCCGGAATGGGGCTCGGCCTGAGCATTGTCCGGCACATTATCGAACTCCACGGCGGAACGGCCATCGCTCACAGCGAAGGAAAAGGCCGCGGCGCAACCTTCATTGTCAGGCTTCCGATCCCGGCTGTCCGCGTTTTGGACGCGGAGCGCCGCGAAAAGGACTCTGCGACATTGAACCATGTCAAAGTGCTGGCGGTAGAAGATGATCCGGATACCGCAGATATGCTATGCACAGCGCTGGAGGAATATGGCGCCGCCGTCATTGCCGCAAATTCCGCCGCCGAAGCGCTGGAGATTCTGAAGACCTACCGCCCCGATATCATTCTCAGCGATCTCGGAATGCCGGAAATGGACGGCTTCGAATTCATGAAGAAGGTCCGCTCTGAACTCGGCCAGGACCTGGCGAAAACCCCGGCGATTGCGCTGTCCGCGTTCGCGGGCAAGGACCACCGGCAAAGAGCGATCCGCTCCGGATACCAGGAACATCTCGCCAAACCTGTCGCGATTTCCGACCTTATCTTTCTGATTTCCAGATTCGCCCACCGCGCGGCGTAA
- a CDS encoding fused MFS/spermidine synthase — MVGKMMLPYLGGAASVWITCLLFFQLMLLTGYGYAHALERYAKVRTQIAVHAGLMLITMFFLPIHFSARPAELASAHPAVWLMGILLGSVGVPFCIISTTAPLLQNWLSKTQTASGRDPYFLYAISNAGSLAALLTYPVLIEPRWGVRLQSSYWFAGYAALVLLVAASARIVWTKPAQAALVAEREKAAWQDRLFWLAAAFVPSGLMLAVTNHMLLNLASVPFLWVMPLAIYLLTFMIAFARRLRIPARVLSFAVPIVLLVLFPLVAVSQPVAGRSLKWILGAHLLVLFAGALLCHTALASRRPQTAQLTEFYFWVALGGALGGVFVAVVAPFAFSTVLEYPLLVAVIAFFRETRETDPKWNWADWAYPAVIGLMIAGTWYLFKQASVDVTSDTRTSLAADAVLVLAAFLAQGRRRRFAMTLAVLIAGYHLALPGLLDDYQVLQVDRDFFGIKKVVFDRDTNMRKLLHGDTLHGVESLDLGLIGKPLSYYHETGPVGDIMKLIASRPNQHVAVVGLGTGSMAGWAAPNRRITFFDIDPQVPRIARGFFTYLRRCGGDCNIVIGDGRLSLDKQPDGEFDVIMLDAFNSDSIPAHLVSREAVRMYMRKLKPNGLILFHVSNRYMDVEALASAVTLDAGLQGLVRYDDDEIPEGKASSDYVVAARHAEDFGPLQDDMNWSAVEKTDGVQVWTDDYSNMLAIVKWQ, encoded by the coding sequence ATGGTCGGCAAAATGATGCTGCCGTACCTGGGGGGCGCAGCATCGGTCTGGATCACCTGCCTGCTGTTCTTTCAATTGATGCTGCTCACCGGCTACGGATACGCCCACGCGCTCGAGCGTTACGCCAAGGTCCGGACACAAATCGCCGTTCACGCCGGCCTGATGCTGATAACAATGTTTTTTCTGCCGATCCACTTTTCGGCAAGACCGGCTGAACTGGCGAGCGCGCATCCGGCAGTGTGGCTTATGGGCATACTGCTGGGTTCTGTCGGCGTTCCTTTTTGCATTATTTCGACAACGGCGCCGCTGCTTCAGAACTGGCTCTCCAAGACCCAAACGGCATCCGGGCGGGATCCCTACTTCCTTTACGCGATAAGCAATGCGGGAAGCCTGGCGGCGCTGCTGACCTACCCTGTGCTTATCGAGCCTCGATGGGGAGTGAGGCTGCAAAGCTCGTACTGGTTTGCGGGATATGCGGCATTGGTGCTGCTGGTAGCCGCGAGCGCCCGCATCGTATGGACAAAGCCGGCGCAGGCCGCACTTGTAGCCGAAAGGGAAAAGGCAGCCTGGCAAGATCGGCTGTTCTGGCTGGCCGCAGCCTTCGTACCATCCGGTTTGATGTTGGCGGTGACGAACCACATGCTGCTCAATCTGGCGTCAGTACCTTTCCTCTGGGTAATGCCGCTTGCGATCTACCTCCTGACGTTCATGATCGCCTTCGCGCGGCGCCTTCGGATTCCCGCAAGAGTTCTGTCGTTCGCGGTGCCGATCGTCCTACTTGTGCTCTTCCCGCTGGTCGCAGTCTCTCAGCCGGTGGCCGGTAGGTCTCTGAAATGGATATTGGGGGCGCACCTGCTTGTGCTGTTTGCCGGAGCGCTTTTGTGTCACACCGCGCTTGCTTCGCGGCGGCCGCAAACCGCACAACTGACGGAGTTCTATTTCTGGGTGGCTCTCGGCGGCGCGCTGGGCGGAGTATTTGTGGCGGTCGTTGCCCCGTTCGCGTTCAGCACCGTGCTCGAATATCCGCTTCTGGTCGCGGTGATCGCGTTCTTCCGTGAGACCCGCGAAACCGATCCGAAATGGAATTGGGCCGATTGGGCCTATCCCGCCGTGATCGGTCTCATGATCGCCGGAACCTGGTACCTGTTTAAACAAGCGAGTGTGGATGTAACAAGCGACACCAGGACATCGCTCGCGGCCGATGCGGTCCTGGTGCTCGCCGCATTTCTGGCGCAGGGGCGGCGCCGGCGCTTCGCGATGACGCTCGCCGTGCTGATCGCCGGCTACCATCTGGCTCTTCCCGGACTCCTGGACGATTACCAGGTCCTGCAGGTCGATCGGGATTTCTTCGGCATCAAGAAAGTCGTCTTCGACCGCGACACCAACATGCGGAAACTTTTGCACGGCGATACGCTTCACGGCGTGGAGAGCCTGGACCTCGGGCTCATCGGTAAGCCGCTTTCCTACTATCACGAGACCGGTCCCGTCGGCGACATCATGAAGCTCATCGCTAGCCGCCCCAATCAACACGTCGCGGTTGTGGGCCTGGGAACCGGAAGCATGGCCGGATGGGCTGCGCCCAACCGCCGGATCACGTTTTTCGATATCGATCCGCAGGTGCCGCGGATCGCGCGTGGGTTCTTCACGTATTTGCGCCGCTGCGGCGGTGACTGCAACATCGTCATCGGTGACGGGCGGCTTTCGCTCGACAAACAGCCGGACGGCGAGTTCGACGTGATCATGCTTGATGCATTCAACTCCGATTCCATCCCCGCGCATCTGGTTTCACGCGAAGCCGTCCGGATGTATATGAGGAAGTTGAAACCAAATGGATTGATCCTGTTCCACGTTTCCAATCGTTACATGGACGTTGAAGCGCTTGCCTCCGCCGTAACGCTCGACGCCGGCCTGCAGGGTCTGGTTCGATACGACGACGACGAGATACCGGAGGGCAAAGCCAGCTCGGATTACGTCGTCGCTGCGCGGCACGCGGAAGATTTCGGTCCGCTGCAGGACGACATGAACTGGTCGGCAGTCGAAAAAACCGACGGCGTTCAGGTCTGGACGGACGATTATTCCAATATGCTCGCGATCGTCAAATGGCAGTAG
- the truA gene encoding tRNA pseudouridine(38-40) synthase TruA, with product MTTFKALIEYDGTRYSGWQEQKNARTVMGELRKAAREVFGHDVEMQGAGRTDAGVHALGQVVHIKAAAPVKHEPEVIARRLNDLLPADIVVLQVDRAPRNFHARHDARSRVYIYQISRRKQAFTKRYVWWVKEDLDLGRMRQGVSLLAGRHDFICFRAADASRPDESTIVEVEKAEIETTEDIIQVRIEASHFLWRMVRRVIGALVKVGKGEVTLEQFEKLVGGRGDPKLDVAAWTAPASGLFLEEVRY from the coding sequence ATGACAACCTTTAAGGCGTTAATCGAATATGACGGGACGCGGTACAGCGGCTGGCAGGAGCAGAAAAATGCCCGCACCGTCATGGGCGAACTCCGGAAAGCGGCGCGCGAAGTCTTTGGTCATGACGTCGAAATGCAGGGAGCCGGACGTACGGACGCCGGCGTGCACGCGCTCGGGCAGGTCGTTCATATCAAGGCGGCGGCGCCCGTCAAACATGAGCCGGAGGTGATCGCACGCCGGCTGAACGATCTGCTGCCCGCGGACATCGTCGTCCTCCAGGTGGACCGTGCTCCCCGCAATTTCCACGCGCGTCATGACGCCCGCAGCCGGGTTTATATTTATCAGATTTCCCGCAGGAAGCAGGCCTTCACGAAGCGATATGTCTGGTGGGTTAAGGAGGACCTCGATCTCGGACGAATGCGTCAGGGAGTTTCGCTTCTCGCCGGCCGTCATGATTTCATCTGTTTTCGCGCGGCAGACGCCTCGCGTCCGGATGAGTCGACCATCGTCGAGGTGGAGAAGGCGGAAATCGAGACCACGGAAGACATCATTCAGGTCCGCATTGAAGCGTCCCACTTCCTGTGGAGAATGGTGCGCCGGGTGATCGGCGCTCTGGTAAAGGTCGGCAAGGGTGAAGTAACCCTGGAGCAGTTTGAAAAGCTGGTCGGCGGCCGCGGCGATCCAAAGCTGGATGTAGCCGCTTGGACGGCGCCGGCTTCGGGCTTATTTCTCGAGGAAGTGCGCTATTAG
- a CDS encoding carboxypeptidase regulatory-like domain-containing protein, protein MKVPRIACAALPVLLVFGVAFGQNFSIEGIVTRAGSGEVLSKALVELRGDANESSLIDSLTTDTDGRFQFQNVRPGRYRINVRRQGYFRSPLAVTVVAGQPISDVQVSMAPAGAISGRIYNAGGEPLGNVDVQVLKATYPQGQRTLTFVQSSITNDLGEYRLFGLPAGRYYITALHPDGENGMLASIRKFGGAVMLNGLSLSSHVVADPALGDPVPDRDAKADRYVPIYFPGTPDELSASPVDLQAGADFGGVNIALSPVRPVHVRGVIVDVSGRPAQNGSVTATGGIFDSPFTEQSSSAVNGAFDLLLNPGMHLLIASAQGTGYAGVHVENADIDNVMIRTSPAFNIQGRVTFESKTGARQDISPLRISLQPDFGVGGNLPKPSYSVPLANGALTLAANAGDFRVNIAQLPQNLYVKSIRLGTIDVLAAGLQLDRPPSSLLEIVLSTDYGSIDGTVAGESTVVLVPDVRNRTDLYRSVVTDFSGHFSLDRIPPGDYKMFAWRDVETDAWYDPDFMRNYENDGKPVHIAEGATLHVQ, encoded by the coding sequence ATGAAAGTGCCGCGGATTGCCTGCGCTGCGCTTCCCGTGCTGCTCGTCTTCGGTGTCGCCTTCGGTCAGAATTTCTCTATTGAAGGAATCGTTACGAGAGCGGGAAGCGGGGAAGTGTTGTCCAAGGCACTGGTGGAGCTTCGCGGCGATGCGAACGAGAGTTCCCTAATCGACAGCCTCACGACAGATACAGACGGCCGATTCCAGTTCCAGAACGTGAGGCCAGGCCGTTATCGGATCAATGTCAGGCGCCAGGGTTACTTCCGCTCGCCTCTGGCTGTTACCGTTGTGGCCGGCCAGCCGATATCCGATGTGCAGGTTTCGATGGCGCCGGCCGGCGCGATATCGGGCCGCATTTATAACGCGGGCGGCGAGCCGCTCGGCAATGTCGACGTGCAGGTCTTGAAAGCAACCTATCCGCAAGGCCAGCGTACGCTGACGTTCGTTCAATCCTCCATCACCAACGATCTGGGCGAATACCGGTTATTCGGTCTGCCTGCAGGGCGATACTACATTACCGCCCTGCATCCAGACGGTGAGAACGGAATGCTCGCTTCCATCCGCAAGTTTGGCGGGGCCGTGATGCTGAATGGGCTTTCGCTGTCCTCCCATGTCGTCGCGGATCCCGCCCTCGGAGATCCGGTTCCGGATCGTGATGCAAAAGCCGATCGTTACGTGCCGATCTACTTCCCCGGTACGCCGGACGAATTGAGCGCGTCGCCGGTGGATTTACAGGCAGGAGCCGATTTCGGTGGTGTGAACATCGCGCTGAGCCCGGTGCGGCCGGTACATGTGCGTGGAGTCATCGTGGATGTCTCAGGGCGTCCCGCACAAAATGGAAGCGTAACGGCCACTGGCGGAATTTTCGACTCCCCGTTCACCGAGCAAAGCAGTTCGGCCGTCAACGGCGCTTTCGATCTGCTGCTCAATCCGGGAATGCACCTTCTGATCGCGAGCGCGCAAGGCACTGGGTATGCGGGAGTGCACGTCGAGAACGCCGATATCGATAATGTAATGATCCGAACATCGCCCGCTTTCAACATCCAGGGGCGAGTTACATTCGAGAGCAAAACAGGCGCCAGGCAGGACATCAGTCCTTTGCGCATCAGCCTGCAGCCGGATTTCGGAGTCGGTGGAAATCTGCCGAAACCTTCGTATAGCGTTCCGCTGGCGAACGGCGCTCTCACCCTCGCCGCGAACGCCGGGGACTTCCGCGTCAATATTGCGCAGTTGCCGCAGAACCTATACGTCAAATCGATTCGGCTGGGGACGATCGATGTTCTGGCAGCGGGCCTTCAGCTGGATCGTCCTCCGTCGAGCCTGCTGGAAATCGTGCTGAGCACGGACTATGGCTCAATCGACGGGACTGTTGCGGGCGAATCCACCGTCGTTCTGGTGCCGGATGTTCGAAACCGGACCGATCTGTATCGAAGCGTGGTAACAGATTTTTCCGGTCACTTCAGCCTCGATCGGATTCCACCGGGTGATTACAAAATGTTTGCATGGCGCGATGTTGAAACCGACGCCTGGTACGACCCGGATTTCATGCGGAATTATGAAAACGACGGCAAGCCGGTTCACATCGCGGAAGGCGCCACCCTGCATGTTCAATGA
- a CDS encoding Nif3-like dinuclear metal center hexameric protein, with amino-acid sequence MPALTADEVVSRIKANLGIPWRDATYRDTFKFGGAATEVRGIATAMFCNFELLQRAAEAGLNMIIPHEDTYWNDRDDVTIVNNDPLYKVKVDFMTKHNIVIFRMHDHMHAQRPDFTYVGLARALGLDSKSETAPQSHHFTIPETTLGALAADFQKRLGLKALRAVGDPNRKVRRIQLGVGYATPAVNSPDVDVVVSGELQETDGGFDSPEYVLDAVSLGIPKGWIMLGHAVSEEQGMLEMAQWVKSFIPEVPVQLIRTGEPFWVPK; translated from the coding sequence ATGCCGGCTCTCACCGCAGACGAAGTCGTCTCCCGCATCAAAGCCAATCTCGGCATACCGTGGCGTGATGCGACATACCGCGACACGTTCAAGTTCGGCGGAGCCGCCACCGAGGTGAGGGGAATTGCCACCGCCATGTTCTGCAATTTCGAACTCTTGCAGCGCGCCGCCGAAGCCGGCTTGAACATGATCATTCCTCACGAGGATACGTACTGGAATGACCGCGACGACGTGACAATCGTCAATAACGACCCTCTGTACAAGGTGAAGGTCGACTTCATGACGAAGCACAACATCGTCATTTTCCGAATGCACGATCATATGCATGCGCAGCGGCCCGATTTTACTTATGTCGGACTGGCGCGCGCTCTCGGCCTCGATAGCAAATCCGAAACTGCGCCGCAGTCGCACCATTTCACGATTCCCGAAACGACGCTGGGGGCACTCGCAGCTGACTTTCAGAAGCGGCTTGGACTGAAGGCGCTTCGCGCGGTCGGTGATCCCAACAGGAAAGTCCGACGCATTCAACTGGGCGTCGGTTACGCTACGCCCGCAGTCAACAGTCCGGATGTCGATGTGGTCGTCAGCGGGGAATTGCAGGAAACGGATGGCGGTTTCGATAGTCCCGAATACGTACTCGATGCCGTCTCGCTCGGAATCCCGAAAGGCTGGATCATGCTGGGCCACGCCGTTTCCGAGGAGCAGGGAATGCTCGAGATGGCGCAGTGGGTGAAATCCTTCATCCCCGAGGTTCCAGTGCAACTCATCCGTACCGGCGAACCCTTCTGGGTTCCGAAATGA
- a CDS encoding carboxypeptidase-like regulatory domain-containing protein, producing MNLVLAALIALLFQASASVDGVVVKLGSSEPLAEATVQLRQEITNTDPDAPRAKSYAVKTGSDGRFLFENVPPGTYRLIATRPTGGYVPAEYGQRTPTSQGVPLTVAPGQKLSGIQLAMGLTASIAGRIFDEDGEPVARAQVNALRSVYKDGRRIMTNVQTVETNDRGEYRLFWLAPGRYYISAKPDIPQLPSDPRNPGGKVSAVHITSPARFGTSEQAAEPTIHKRRLKTGEVVEETYIPVFYPGVTAEQGAAPIDVGPGAASSGVDMSVTSGVVPALHVRGRAIAGTTVANLAGTRIVAVPRAQTSFVIIPSVQTDSRGEFDLAGVAPGSYWLFASRDRMLGMAPVEIGNNNAQNIAIPMVPAFNLSGRFTFDGRSRSGDQPPLWSLRLAPLGRDQSIVGMPVGGPFSNPPPDDDGSFTVEGIYVGDFHVTVFGLPPDSYVKSMRLGDIDILDQGLHLTGQPGNLLNVVIGLNAGSIAGSVVGSRQELLADRTVVLVPDPQYRFRKDLYKVATTDDSGRFRIQSITPGDYTVFAWDEVESGAWLDPDFLRTYETRGTRVHITEGDNEALTLTVIP from the coding sequence ATGAATCTCGTCCTGGCCGCATTGATCGCGTTGCTTTTCCAGGCTTCAGCCTCGGTGGATGGCGTCGTGGTGAAACTCGGCTCCTCCGAACCATTGGCTGAGGCCACGGTGCAGCTGCGTCAGGAGATCACGAACACCGATCCCGATGCGCCTAGGGCCAAGTCGTATGCGGTGAAAACGGGCTCCGACGGGCGGTTCCTTTTTGAAAACGTCCCACCGGGAACGTACCGGCTCATCGCAACCCGGCCAACTGGCGGCTATGTACCCGCCGAATATGGCCAGCGAACACCGACGTCGCAGGGCGTGCCCTTAACCGTAGCTCCCGGACAAAAACTGAGCGGTATTCAACTGGCGATGGGGCTGACCGCATCGATCGCCGGCCGAATTTTTGATGAAGATGGCGAACCCGTCGCGCGAGCGCAGGTCAATGCATTGCGGTCCGTATATAAGGATGGCCGGCGGATCATGACCAATGTGCAAACAGTGGAGACCAACGATCGCGGCGAGTACCGCTTGTTCTGGCTGGCGCCGGGCCGCTATTACATCAGCGCGAAACCGGATATCCCACAGCTTCCGTCGGACCCGCGCAATCCGGGCGGCAAAGTGAGCGCCGTCCACATCACGAGCCCTGCCCGCTTCGGCACCAGTGAACAGGCTGCGGAGCCCACGATCCATAAGCGCAGGCTGAAGACGGGCGAGGTGGTTGAGGAAACCTATATTCCTGTTTTCTACCCCGGCGTGACGGCGGAGCAGGGCGCCGCACCGATCGATGTGGGTCCGGGCGCGGCCTCCAGCGGTGTGGACATGTCTGTCACTTCGGGAGTGGTTCCAGCGCTGCACGTCCGCGGCCGCGCGATTGCCGGGACAACTGTCGCAAACCTGGCCGGCACACGCATCGTGGCGGTACCTCGAGCGCAGACGTCATTTGTGATTATTCCGAGCGTCCAAACCGATTCGCGCGGAGAATTCGATTTGGCAGGTGTGGCGCCCGGCAGCTATTGGTTATTTGCGTCGCGGGACCGGATGCTCGGAATGGCGCCGGTGGAAATCGGCAACAATAACGCCCAGAACATCGCCATTCCCATGGTTCCTGCGTTTAACCTGTCGGGGCGCTTCACATTCGACGGCCGCTCGCGTTCGGGTGACCAGCCGCCGCTCTGGAGTCTTCGGCTGGCGCCGCTGGGGCGTGACCAGAGCATCGTGGGGATGCCGGTAGGCGGCCCTTTCTCCAATCCGCCGCCGGATGACGACGGTTCATTTACGGTGGAAGGCATATATGTGGGCGATTTTCATGTGACCGTCTTCGGTCTTCCTCCCGATTCCTATGTGAAGTCGATGCGTTTAGGTGATATCGACATACTGGATCAAGGTCTCCACCTCACCGGTCAACCCGGAAACCTGTTGAACGTCGTCATCGGTCTGAACGCCGGCAGCATTGCGGGATCGGTAGTGGGCTCGCGTCAGGAGCTGCTTGCGGACCGCACGGTTGTGCTGGTGCCGGACCCTCAATACCGCTTCAGAAAAGATCTTTATAAGGTTGCGACAACGGACGATTCCGGCCGCTTCCGGATCCAAAGCATCACTCCAGGCGATTACACGGTCTTCGCCTGGGACGAGGTGGAAAGCGGAGCGTGGCTGGACCCCGACTTCCTGCGGACCTACGAAACCCGCGGCACGAGGGTTCACATCACGGAAGGCGATAATGAAGCCCTGACGTTGACGGTGATTCCATGA
- a CDS encoding nucleoside deaminase, whose amino-acid sequence MDDFMRAAALEAEAGLRQGGIPIGSVLAYRGTIIGKGHNRRVQKGSVVLHGEMDALENAGRQSAAVYKECVIYTTLSPCAMCSGAILLYGIPKVVIGENRTFLGEEDLLRSRGVDVTVLQDPGCIALMERFIREQPALWNEDIGY is encoded by the coding sequence ATGGATGACTTCATGCGCGCTGCTGCACTCGAAGCCGAAGCCGGCTTGCGCCAAGGCGGCATACCGATCGGTTCCGTATTGGCATATCGCGGCACGATCATCGGCAAGGGCCACAACCGGCGGGTGCAGAAAGGCAGCGTCGTCCTGCACGGCGAGATGGATGCGCTCGAGAATGCCGGCAGGCAGAGCGCCGCGGTCTACAAAGAATGCGTCATCTACACCACGCTGTCCCCGTGCGCGATGTGCAGCGGCGCGATACTGCTCTACGGAATCCCGAAAGTGGTCATCGGCGAGAATCGCACATTCCTGGGCGAAGAAGATCTGCTCCGCTCCCGCGGCGTTGACGTCACCGTTCTCCAGGATCCGGGCTGCATCGCGCTGATGGAGCGATTTATCCGCGAACAGCCGGCACTGTGGAACGAAGACATCGGCTATTAG